GCGCCATGTCCACGGCAGGATCTGTCCGTGTGTTCAATGCCAAGGGAGAGCTGATGGAAGTCCGCTCGTTCGCCAGCGGCGCCCAGGTGACCGTGCGGTTGGGCGAAACGCTCGCGAAGGGCAACTACATCCTGAGCATCATCCAAAGCGACGCGACACTGCAAAAGCAGATCGTGATCCAGTAAGGTCCCTAGATGCCCCGCCCCCGATGTAGGGGCGCAAGATTTTGCGTCCCTACGGTGGCGGTGTGGGGCCGAGCACAGCGATCCGTCCAACAAACCCTCGCGGCATGCCGCGGGGGTTTTACGTTTCACGCCTCATCTCAGGCCGCCAAGGGAGGATCGATTCTCCCTCCCGACCACGGAGGTGGTTCGCGCATCTGCCCTTCCTCGCTTTTTTCCGGAGCCACGATTCCATGACCCGCCAAGCCTTCGATCCATCCCGCCTGATTCTCCGACCTCTCGTGGATGCCGATTTTCCGCAGGTGGAGTGGCTGACGCGCGAGGCGTTCTGGAATCTCTACCGGCCCGGCTGCGACGAGCACTATCTGGTGCATCTCCTGCGTGGCCACGAGGATTTCCTGCCGGAGTTGTCGTTTGTGGCAGAATTTGACGGAAAAATGATCGGAGCGATCCTGTACACCCGGTCCGCGGTGGTGGGGGAGGATGGCTCGCGACAGGAAACGGCGACCTTCGGTCCGATCGCGGTCTTGCCGCCCTTCCAACGAATGGGAGTGGGAGGCGCTCTGATCCAGCACACCAAACAATTGGCGGCGGGGATGGGGATCGGAGCCATCGTCACCTACGGAGATCCCCACAACTATTGCAAGTACGGATTCAAAAACGGGAAGGATTTCGGCATCCGCTCCAAGGATGGGGACCATCCCTTGGGGCTTTTGGCCCTGGAGCTGGGCGAGGAAGTGTTCGCCGGTCGGAGCTGGAAATTCCTCGAGAGCTCCGTCTTCGAGCTGGATCAGGACGCGGCGGAAGCCTACGACCTCACCCTGGAGGCAAAGGAAAAGAAATGGCAGTACAGCCAGGAATTGTTCTCGATCCTGATCCGGGCGAAGATCGAATAGGTCTCGTTTTCAGTTCGCCTTGATCCACTGCGCCAGCTTCTAATCCTCTTCGTCGATGTGGTGGCGGTCCCAGGCAGCGAGGCTCATGGTTGGGTCTCCGGGTGGATGGTGGAAGGGGGATCCTCGTGCTGCGAGAGGGATCGCATCCAAAGCGCCATGGGGAGATCGTGGGCATGGATATGTTCCACCAGCCACGCGGATAGGATCGACATGAGTTCGGAATGGAGATCGTGTCCATCGAGGTCCCGGGTGGTGGCCTCGGTGATGCGTTCGCGCAGGTCGAGGTGGGCTTTCGCGTGGGAATCCAACTCCTCGTAGCTGAGCTTTCGCATGAGGCGCTCCTCGGTGGCGAAATGGAGATCGGTGAATTCCAACAATTGTCGGAATCGCCCCCCGATGCTGTTGGCAGGGGTGCCTCCACCCATTTCTACATCGATTTCTCCCATGAGGGAAAAGAGAGCGCGGTGCTGCGCATCGATGTTGTCGAAGCCGGTTTCGATGTCGTCTGTCCAGATGGCTGTGGGCACGTCGGGTACCTCCAGTAGGCGCTCTATCCTGCGCCGACCTCCGAAAGGAAGCTCATGTCGACGCCCTGGCTCTTGAACTGCAGGAGGAGCCCCTGTTTGTCGACCGCCTTGATGTACGCCTCCTTCGGGTCCACCGTCTTGCGGCGCACCAGATCCAGGAGGCTGTCGTTGAGCGTGCACATGCCGAACTTCTTGCCGGTCTGCATCACGCTGGGGATCTGGAAGGTCTTGCCTTCGCGGATGA
This DNA window, taken from Fibrobacterota bacterium, encodes the following:
- a CDS encoding hemerythrin family protein, with product MPTAIWTDDIETGFDNIDAQHRALFSLMGEIDVEMGGGTPANSIGGRFRQLLEFTDLHFATEERLMRKLSYEELDSHAKAHLDLRERITEATTRDLDGHDLHSELMSILSAWLVEHIHAHDLPMALWMRSLSQHEDPPSTIHPETQP
- a CDS encoding N-acetyltransferase, which encodes MTRQAFDPSRLILRPLVDADFPQVEWLTREAFWNLYRPGCDEHYLVHLLRGHEDFLPELSFVAEFDGKMIGAILYTRSAVVGEDGSRQETATFGPIAVLPPFQRMGVGGALIQHTKQLAAGMGIGAIVTYGDPHNYCKYGFKNGKDFGIRSKDGDHPLGLLALELGEEVFAGRSWKFLESSVFELDQDAAEAYDLTLEAKEKKWQYSQELFSILIRAKIE